A section of the Humulus lupulus chromosome 2, drHumLupu1.1, whole genome shotgun sequence genome encodes:
- the LOC133816399 gene encoding uncharacterized protein LOC133816399 isoform X3: MQDCEKAFAPILTKRHWFLAILKLAKKEVEVYNNFKIPSTSFGLAIMETMLQSMDEAFTEQVKKVRWTDFTFRGVSIEEPVTHKKECVEYDCGVYVMKMLLQEYVPGVLTKGENDAIDELHIGKCILTGPTNVPTELGRQLIAGRILTSSIN, encoded by the exons ATGCAGGATTGCGAGAAG GCCTTTGCCCCTATCCTCACGAAGAGACACTGGTTTCTGGCAATATTGAAATTGGCTAAGAAGGAAGTTGAAGTATACAACAACTTCAAAATCCCTTCCACATCGTTTGGGCTTGCCATAATGGAGACAATG CTGCAATCCATGGACGAAGCATTTACGGAACAGGTGAAGAAGGTACGTTGGACTGATTTTACTTTTCGTGGTGTTAGTATAGAGGAACCTGTGACTCACAAGAAGGAGTGCGTAGAGTATGACTGTGGTGTGTACGTTATGAAGATGCTTCTTCAAGAGTATGTGCCTGGAGTTTTAACTAAAGGAGAAAATGATGCAATTGATGAACTACATATTGGAAAATGCATTTTGACAGGACCAACAAAT GTGCCAACGGAGTTGGGTAGGCAACTCATTGCAGGAAGAATTTTGACATCGAGCATCAATTGA
- the LOC133818699 gene encoding uncharacterized protein LOC133818699, with protein MEEIRRRVGADDKPLRMVKTVLHELVKLRGAAIKGHLSMVPIDMKPQPIILAYIDLNLEKAIKTIQPATRREGYSAIPNVKLEDVGGLDLIRKEFDRFIIRHFKYYEKFKCVCDWDDHENKFIEVEGILRRQIKEWASEHCSAPFRAPELWDCPSNADIDERADIWSLGCTLYVIM; from the exons ATGGAAGAAATTAGAAGACG TGTTGGTGCTGATGACAAGCCATTGCGCATGGTGAAAACTGTTCTACATGAACTAGTGAAGCTTCGAGGAGCTGCTATTAAAGGTCACCTTTCAATGGTTCCTATTGACATGAAGCCTCAACCAATAATTCTTGCTTACATTGATCTTAATCTAGAG AAAGCTATAAAAACTATCCAACCTGCTACTAGAAGAGAAGGGTATTCTGCCATTCCTAATGTAAAATTGGAAGATGTAGGTGGACTAGATCTTATAAGGAAGGAATTTGATCGATTCATAATTAGGCATTTCAAATACTATGAGAAATTTAAG TGTGTTTGTGACTGGGATGATCATGAAAATAAGTTTATTGAAGTTGAAGGAATTCTGAGAAGACAGATAAAG GAATGGGCCTCTGAGCATTGTTCAGCACCTTTTCGAGCTCCTGAGTTGTGGGATTGTCCAAGTAATGCAGATATCGATGAGAGAGCTGATATTTGGTCATTAGGATGCACTTTATATGTGATAATGTGA
- the LOC133814915 gene encoding probable serine/threonine protein kinase IREH1 — protein sequence MIRKNAVESILAERDILISVRNPFVVRFFYSFTCRENLYLVMEYLNGGDLYSLLRNLGCLEEDVARVYIAEVVLALEYLHSLRVVHRDLKPDNLLIAHDGHIKLTDFGLSKVGLINSTDDLSGPAVSTTSLMVEDELELSVPEHQQERRKKRSAVGTPDYLAPEILLGTGHGTTADWWSVGVILFELIVGIPPFNEEHPQDKLIALSLRIFSLVLWGLE from the exons ATGATCCGGAAAAATGCAGTTGAAAGTATCTTGGCGGAACGTGATATTTTGATTTCAGTTCGCAATCCCTTTGTG GTTCGCTTCTTCTATTCATTCACTTGCCGAGAAAATTTGTACCTTGTGATGGAGTATTTAAATGGAGGGGATTTATATTCGTTGTTGAGAAATTTAGGCTGCTTAGaagaagatgttgctcgtgtataTATAGCAGAAGTG GTGCTTGCACTAGAATATTTACATTCACTTCGTGTGGTTCATCGTGATTTGAAGCCAGATAATTTATTAATTGCTCATGATGGTCATATTAAG TTGACCGACTTTGGGCTCTCAAAGGTTGGTCTTATCAACAGTACTGATGATTTATCCGGCCCAGCCGTAAGTACCACATCTCTAATGGTGGAAGATGAGCTCGAGTTATCTGTGCCTGAGCATCAGCAAGAAAGACGAAAGAAACGTTCTGCTGTTGGCACACCTGACTATTTGGCACCAGAGATACTATTGGGAACAGGACATG GTACAACTGCCGATTGGTGGTCAGTTGGTGTgattttgtttgaattgattgtTGGTATTCCACCCTTCAATGAAGAGCATCCTCAG GACAAGCTTATTGCACTTTCTTTACGTATCTTTTCACTGGTCTTGTGGGGTCTTGAGTAG
- the LOC133816399 gene encoding uncharacterized protein LOC133816399 isoform X1 produces MRCWWIPTLLSSKGRRWLEWCGEMQDCEKAFAPILTKRHWFLAILKLAKKEVEVYNNFKIPSTSFGLAIMETMLQSMDEAFTEQVKKVRWTDFTFRGVSIEEPVTHKKECVEYDCGVYVMKMLLQEYVPGVLTKGENDAIDELHIGKCILTGPTNVPTELGRQLIAGRILTSSIN; encoded by the exons ATGAGGTGTTGGTGGATCCCGACATTGTTATCT AGCAAAGGTAGAAGATGGCTAGAGTGGTGTGGAGAAATGCAGGATTGCGAGAAG GCCTTTGCCCCTATCCTCACGAAGAGACACTGGTTTCTGGCAATATTGAAATTGGCTAAGAAGGAAGTTGAAGTATACAACAACTTCAAAATCCCTTCCACATCGTTTGGGCTTGCCATAATGGAGACAATG CTGCAATCCATGGACGAAGCATTTACGGAACAGGTGAAGAAGGTACGTTGGACTGATTTTACTTTTCGTGGTGTTAGTATAGAGGAACCTGTGACTCACAAGAAGGAGTGCGTAGAGTATGACTGTGGTGTGTACGTTATGAAGATGCTTCTTCAAGAGTATGTGCCTGGAGTTTTAACTAAAGGAGAAAATGATGCAATTGATGAACTACATATTGGAAAATGCATTTTGACAGGACCAACAAAT GTGCCAACGGAGTTGGGTAGGCAACTCATTGCAGGAAGAATTTTGACATCGAGCATCAATTGA
- the LOC133816399 gene encoding uncharacterized protein LOC133816399 isoform X2, whose translation MRCWWIPTLLSHPNPLSYCTKSKGRRWLEWCGEMQDCEKAFAPILTKRHWFLAILKLAKKEVEVYNNFKIPSTSFGLAIMETMLQSMDEAFTEQVKKVRWTDFTFRGVSIEEPVTHKKECVEYDCGVYVMKMLLQEYVPGVLTKGENDAIDELHIGKCILTGPTNVPTELGRQLIAGRILTSSIN comes from the exons ATGAGGTGTTGGTGGATCCCGACATTGTTATCT CATCCTAATCCGTTAAGTTATTGTACTAAGAGCAAAGGTAGAAGATGGCTAGAGTGGTGTGGAGAAATGCAGGATTGCGAGAAG GCCTTTGCCCCTATCCTCACGAAGAGACACTGGTTTCTGGCAATATTGAAATTGGCTAAGAAGGAAGTTGAAGTATACAACAACTTCAAAATCCCTTCCACATCGTTTGGGCTTGCCATAATGGAGACAATG CTGCAATCCATGGACGAAGCATTTACGGAACAGGTGAAGAAGGTACGTTGGACTGATTTTACTTTTCGTGGTGTTAGTATAGAGGAACCTGTGACTCACAAGAAGGAGTGCGTAGAGTATGACTGTGGTGTGTACGTTATGAAGATGCTTCTTCAAGAGTATGTGCCTGGAGTTTTAACTAAAGGAGAAAATGATGCAATTGATGAACTACATATTGGAAAATGCATTTTGACAGGACCAACAAAT GTGCCAACGGAGTTGGGTAGGCAACTCATTGCAGGAAGAATTTTGACATCGAGCATCAATTGA